The genomic segment CAAACGCTCACGCGTTTCGTAAGCTTGTGCCAACGCAAGCGGGCTTCCACGGGTACCAATAACGACTTTGGGCTGATCGGACATGATTTTTAATCTCTATCTTTGAAGTTTGCGTGTATTTCGTGTATCTCTGCCTGAGAATTGTGACAGCATTAGGGCTAATCGATGGTAAAGATTCTGGGCATTGAAACCAGTTGCGATGAAACCGCAGCTTCCGTCATCACCGATGAGGGTGAAGGCGAGGCGCGCATCCTCTCAAATGTGGTGCTTTCCCAACTGGATGAACACCGCCCCTACGGCGGGGTTGTCCCAGAAATTGCTGCCAGAAGCCACCTTGACCATATTGATCGCATTGTTGATGAAGCCATGGATGAAGCAGGTGTTTCTTTTGCTGAGCTTGATGGCATTGCTGCAACAGGTGGGCCGGGCCTCATCGGTGGGGTGATTGTCGGGGTGATGACGGCTAAGGCCATTGCGCTCACCCATAAGCTACCCTTTATTGCGGTAAACCATCTTGAAGGCCATGCGCTCACCGTGCGCCTCACAGACCAAGTGGCCTTTCCCTACCTTTTATTGCTGGTTTCAGGTGGGCATTGCCAGATTTTAGCTGTGGAAGGTGTCGGTAAATATAAACGTCTGGGCACCACCATTGATGATGCCTTGGGTGAGGCTTTTGATAAATCAGCAAAGCTTTTGGGCCTTGGTTATCCCGGTGGCCCCCATGTGGAAAAAGCCGCTGCCAAAGCAACCAATCCAGCGCGCTTTAAACTGCCAAGCCCCATGAAGGGCAAGCCGGGCTGTGATTTTTCTTTTTCCGGCTTAAAAACCGCTGTGCGCCAAGCAGCAGAGGCTTTACCGCCCGGCCCCTTTAAAGAAGAAGACTTAAACGATCTCTGTGCGTCTTTTCAAATGGCGGCTGCGGACAGTTTGATCAACCGCTGTAAAAACGCCATTAAAATGTTCAAAGCAGATTATCCCGAAGGTAACACACTGGTTGTGGCAGGCGGCGTTGCAGCAAACCAAACCATTCGCACACAACTGACAGGCATGTGCGAAAAACAAAACATGCGCATGGTCGCCCCGCCCTTAAAGCTTTGCACCGATAACGGCGCCATGATCGCCTGGGCCGGACTTGAAGCTTTCAAAGCTGGCAAGATAGACGACCTCACCTTCGCCCCACGCCCAAGGTGGCCCTTAGACCCTGATGCCCCAAAAGCGGCCTTTGCAGGGGGAAAGAAGGCTTAAGGTAAAGCCAACTGCTTTTTCAAAATATCGGCAGCAACCTTGTGCCCCAAAGGGCTCCAATGCCCATCACAAGGTAGAAACAGTGAAAATACATCTTTGACTGCTGCACTCATATAGGGGGCGAGATCTATATAGTTAATGTCATTTTCTATTGCGAAAGCTTTGAACTGATCCACCATATCGCTTTTTTCAGATGGTAAACGTTTCAAATCTGCAAGCCGCGGAATGGTAAAGAAAGAAACCCGCTTTCCTTTTGCCAAAGACTGAATTTCTTTTATATAGAACTTCGCAGACTCAATTTGCTCTTGCGTCGCATCAAAATAACCCGAATATGTCCCCGCTTTTAACGTTGCCCCGCGCGAAATATATCTCACTTCACGATAGACCCCATATGACCAGAAATAGCGCTGTATTTTTGACTTTAAGGACGGCCCTTGGGTTGCCTTTTTGCGATAGTGGGCAAAGGTCACTTCCTGTGTTGGTTTGGCTACAGAATAAAGTGTTTCAAAACCATCAGAGGTTTTTTTCCAGTAAGGCCGATAGCGTAGATTATAACTCTTTGGATCATTTTTCTGCCAGTAAACTTCATCATTATCGGTGAAATCATTATCCGGTAAAATGGCAACGACGACCTGTTCATGGTCAAATTGACGCGCCAAATCGCGATAAAGGATTGAATATTGCAAAGGCCCAAAATTGCCTGACGCCCCAAAATTTAAATATTCAACCCCGCTTTGAGCTTCTAAAAGGTCCGTAAAACGCTTTGCTTGATCAACCCCATAGCCTTCAACAAAAGAATCACCCAAAACAACAACTCGGTTGTCCTTTGAACTCTTTTGCCGTTCCTTATCACGTGCTCCATAACTATTGGCGATTAAATCAACCCCAAAACAACGACGTTCCTTATTGGCACGCCCATTGATCTTATGCCAAGCCCCCCAGTCGTTATATTCCGTCATCCATTGTGATTCTGTATCATGGGCTTTAGACATATAAGACGGCTTATAATTTGAAATGGATAGTCCAAGCTGAAAATAAACAAACGAAAACCCCTCCAACATAAGCAGGAGGAAGAATATATTTAAAATTGTGACTTTAAAAATTCTCATGAATTTCGCTACCATTTCTGCAGGGTGACTTATGTCATAAATCGACAAAGAGTATTAGAATAGACCATATTCTTTTAAAAGCTTTAAATCCCTAAATATACCAAATGCAAATTATAAAAATGCGTTTGAGCTCGACTAAGAATTGACCCCAAATAGCTTTTCGTCGCATAAAGAGGACAAAGAAAATTTGGGAAGGTTCACATGGCTAGAGTTGGCGTTATTGGTGCAGGTGCGTGGGGAACAGCATTAGCTTGTGCTGCGCGCAGGGCAGGAAATGAGGTTTTGCTGCAAGCCCATGAGGCAGAAGTGGCGGAAAACATCAACCGCACCCATGCCAACCCGACCTTTTTACCCAATACAAATCTGGACCCCAACATCACCGCCACGCAAGAACTTTGTGATGTGGCAGATTGTGATGTGATCTTAATGGTGGCTCCGGCGCAATATGTGCGCGCCACCTGCCAAAGCCTGAAAGCTTCCTATAAAAAAGGCACACCGCTTTTGGTCTGTGCCAAAGGGATTGAGCTTGACAGCGGGCAGATCATGAGTGAGGTCATTGCCCAAGAATTACCCGAGGCTGAAATCGGTATTCTCTCAGGCCCAACCTTTGCCATTGAGGTTGCCAATGCACTACCGTCTGCCTGCACACTCGCCATGGGTGATATGCAACGCGCCATGGAGGTTGCCAATATCATCGGGTCCAACCGTTTTCGCATTTATGCCAGTGATGATGTCATTGGTGCGCAAATTGGCGGGGCGGTGAAAAACGTACTCGCCATCGCCAGTGGTATGGTTTCCGGTAAAGGTTTTGGCGATAATGCGCGCGCGGCCCTCATCACCCGCGGTATTGCCGAGCTTGCCCGCCTTGGCGTTGCCAAAGGGGCCAAGACAGAAACCCTCATGGGGCTATCGGGCATGGGCGATTTGACCCTGACTTGTAATTCCATGCAATCGCGCAACTTCTCCCTTGGTGTGGCCTTGGGACAAGGGGAAGCACTGGAAGATATCTTAAAGGTCAGAAAAGCCGTGACCGAAGGGGTCTTTACCGCGCGTTCTGTGTGTAAACTGGCCGATAGCTTACAGGTGGATATGCCCATCTGCGCAGCTGTAAATAAAATTCTAAATGAAGGCGCTGACATTACCAAAGTGGTTGATGGCCTTCTTGCCCGTCCATTCAAGGAAGAAATATAAAATGCTCTACGTTATTAAATGTGTTGATAAAGCCGATCACCTGCAAGTGCGCCTTGATAACCGCGCAGCCCATGTGGAATACCTTAAATCCTATGGCGAAAAACTGTTTGCCGCTGGCCCAACCCTGACTGAGGAAGACGAAGCTATGAATGGCTCGGTTGTTATCCTTGATCTGGAAAATAAGGCTGAAGCACAAGAGTTTTGCGATAACGACCCTTATGCAAAAGCCGGCTTGTTTGACTCTGTGACCATTTCTAAATGGAAAAAAGTCCTGCCTGCTTAAATCTCATGAAACACTGGCTAGTTAAATCCGAACCCGGCTGCTGGTCATGGGAGGACCATGTCAAAGCAGGTATTGAGCCTTGGGATGGCGTGCGCAATTTTCAGGCCGCCAAATTCATGAAAGAAATGGGGCAAGGGGATTTGGCCTTTTTCTATCATTCCCAAAAAGAAAAGGCGATTGTGGGCATCCTTGAAGTGGTGCGCACAGCCTATCCTGATCCCACAGATGAAAGTGCGCGTTTTGTCTGTGTGGATTTTAAAGCCTGCCACCCTTTAAAGCGCCCCGTCACTTTAAAAGAGATTAAAGATGACCCGCGTTTACAAGAGCTGGCCTTGATTAAACAATCACGCCTATCCGTTATGCCCATCCCTGCTCAGGCATGGGAGCTTATTTCTGCCATGGGAGGAGTTTAACCGTGAGCAACCATCATCTGTGTAACGTTTCAGATATTGAAGAAGAAGACAGCAAAGAATTTTTCATTCCAAAAGATGAAAAAGAGGTTTCCATTCTGGCGGTGAAAAAAGATGGAATGATTTCGGTCTTTTTAAATAACTGCCCTCATTTGGGGGTGCCGATGAATTTGGAACCAAACCGATTCTTGGACGTGGAAAAGAACTTTATTATGTGTTCAACCCATGGTGCACTTTTTAAAATTGACGATGGCGAGTGCGTCCATGGCCCCTGTATGGGACAAAATCTTACCCAGATACCGCATGAAATACGCGGAGAAGAACTCTTTATAGACAAGGACTTGTAGGTCCTTTCCCCCAAAAAGATAAGGGTCGTATGGTTACGTAGTATTCGGTATGACCAATTTTAAAATTTTGTTGCGTGTGCGAAGAGTAATTTATTCACTTGTTTCGCGCGAAGTTTCTGACATAATCACGCCACAGTGCACGCATAACGCATTGCACCCAAGTTTAACCGAAGCACGAAAATACGTGCTCACAACTCGACACATCCTAGGGAGATTCGCAAGAAATGTCCGACATTTATCCAGTCAATCCAGATATCGCCGCTAAAGCACATGCTGATAACGAAAAATATTTGGAAATGTATAAGCAGTCCGTAGATAACCCAGAAGAGTTCTGGGGCGAGCACGGCAAGCGAATCGATTGGTTCAAACCATAC from the Candidatus Terasakiella magnetica genome contains:
- the tsaD gene encoding tRNA (adenosine(37)-N6)-threonylcarbamoyltransferase complex transferase subunit TsaD, which gives rise to MVKILGIETSCDETAASVITDEGEGEARILSNVVLSQLDEHRPYGGVVPEIAARSHLDHIDRIVDEAMDEAGVSFAELDGIAATGGPGLIGGVIVGVMTAKAIALTHKLPFIAVNHLEGHALTVRLTDQVAFPYLLLLVSGGHCQILAVEGVGKYKRLGTTIDDALGEAFDKSAKLLGLGYPGGPHVEKAAAKATNPARFKLPSPMKGKPGCDFSFSGLKTAVRQAAEALPPGPFKEEDLNDLCASFQMAAADSLINRCKNAIKMFKADYPEGNTLVVAGGVAANQTIRTQLTGMCEKQNMRMVAPPLKLCTDNGAMIAWAGLEAFKAGKIDDLTFAPRPRWPLDPDAPKAAFAGGKKA
- a CDS encoding SGNH/GDSL hydrolase family protein, with the translated sequence MSKAHDTESQWMTEYNDWGAWHKINGRANKERRCFGVDLIANSYGARDKERQKSSKDNRVVVLGDSFVEGYGVDQAKRFTDLLEAQSGVEYLNFGASGNFGPLQYSILYRDLARQFDHEQVVVAILPDNDFTDNDEVYWQKNDPKSYNLRYRPYWKKTSDGFETLYSVAKPTQEVTFAHYRKKATQGPSLKSKIQRYFWSYGVYREVRYISRGATLKAGTYSGYFDATQEQIESAKFYIKEIQSLAKGKRVSFFTIPRLADLKRLPSEKSDMVDQFKAFAIENDINYIDLAPYMSAAVKDVFSLFLPCDGHWSPLGHKVAADILKKQLALP
- a CDS encoding EVE domain-containing protein, with protein sequence MKHWLVKSEPGCWSWEDHVKAGIEPWDGVRNFQAAKFMKEMGQGDLAFFYHSQKEKAIVGILEVVRTAYPDPTDESARFVCVDFKACHPLKRPVTLKEIKDDPRLQELALIKQSRLSVMPIPAQAWELISAMGGV
- a CDS encoding NAD(P)H-dependent glycerol-3-phosphate dehydrogenase, which codes for MARVGVIGAGAWGTALACAARRAGNEVLLQAHEAEVAENINRTHANPTFLPNTNLDPNITATQELCDVADCDVILMVAPAQYVRATCQSLKASYKKGTPLLVCAKGIELDSGQIMSEVIAQELPEAEIGILSGPTFAIEVANALPSACTLAMGDMQRAMEVANIIGSNRFRIYASDDVIGAQIGGAVKNVLAIASGMVSGKGFGDNARAALITRGIAELARLGVAKGAKTETLMGLSGMGDLTLTCNSMQSRNFSLGVALGQGEALEDILKVRKAVTEGVFTARSVCKLADSLQVDMPICAAVNKILNEGADITKVVDGLLARPFKEEI
- a CDS encoding YciI family protein, with the translated sequence MLYVIKCVDKADHLQVRLDNRAAHVEYLKSYGEKLFAAGPTLTEEDEAMNGSVVILDLENKAEAQEFCDNDPYAKAGLFDSVTISKWKKVLPA
- a CDS encoding Rieske (2Fe-2S) protein codes for the protein MSNHHLCNVSDIEEEDSKEFFIPKDEKEVSILAVKKDGMISVFLNNCPHLGVPMNLEPNRFLDVEKNFIMCSTHGALFKIDDGECVHGPCMGQNLTQIPHEIRGEELFIDKDL